The stretch of DNA TAAAAGATTTTCCCGAACATCGCTTAGATTTTTTAAAACAACTTAAATCAGATTCAAATTACAAACTCATACTATTAAGCAACACAAATAGCCTTCATATTAATTGGATTAAAAAACAGATTCCTATTTATGAAGAATTTAAAAGCTGTTTTGATGCTTTTTATTTATCACACGAAATACAATTAAGAAAACCAAATCAAGACATTTTTGAATTTGTTTTAAGTGATAATAAATTAAACGCAGAAGAATGCCTTTTTATCGATGATAATACAGATAACATTAATACCGCAAAATCTTTAGGTCTCAAAACCTGGAACATTACCCCTGAAACAGAAGATGTAAGCAATAT from Flavivirga spongiicola encodes:
- a CDS encoding HAD family hydrolase produces the protein MIKTIIFDFGNVFINLDIEGATQQALKTFEIESFSEEMIAFNSFYEQGLISTDEFLEFYTENFPKLSNDELIDVWNFILKDFPEHRLDFLKQLKSDSNYKLILLSNTNSLHINWIKKQIPIYEEFKSCFDAFYLSHEIQLRKPNQDIFEFVLSDNKLNAEECLFIDDNTDNINTAKSLGLKTWNITPETEDVSNMFKIKSNLF